The genomic stretch CCGGTTTATCGTTTACACGGATATTTCCCGTGACGGCATGCAGACGGGCGTGAATGTTCTTGGTCTGGAAGCTCTGTGCGCCAAAACCTCTATTCCGGTCATCGCGGCCGGTGGTGTCCACACCATGGACGACATCAAGAATCTCTACCCCCTGTCCAAAAAAGGGTTGGAGGGTGCGATCTCCGGGCGTGCAATTTATGTAGGCACCCTTGATGTCAAGGAAGCCAACGACTGGATTGACGCTCAGTAGCCATCACAATCATAGATTACCCGAAAGTCCCGCCATCAGTTTGATGGCGGGGCTTTCTTTTATGGGGAACCAGGGAGAGGTGAGGTACTATGTAGAAATTTTGTTGTTCGTGGGTTTGCGTATTGAAGCAAGGTGGATTTGAATGAGCATATTACTCCCTTGCTCACACCGGAATCGAACCCTGCAGAGCCAACATTTACTCGCTTTAATCTCACTAGATTGATCTCTGCCAGCACTACAGAGAGCGCAACTGGTGTTGGAGTGCGTTCTTCTCTGTGGTTGGTAGCGAGTATTCATGTGCGTCTTATGACATGCATGAGTCACTAATAAGTGTCGGGAGAGTCGAGATTGGGAAACAAAGAAGTTGGAGCTATGAATTTATCGACGCAGCATAACTCAATGCGAGGGGGAGAAATGAAAAAGGGGAGCTGCTGGGCAACTCCCCTTTTGGACTATTTTTCGGTCTGGTAGATGTGCACATCGCGTTGTGGATACGGGATGCTGATACCTTCCTGATCAAACAGGAGCTTGACCCGTTCGGTAATGGCAAAATACACGCCCCAGTAGTCGCTTGTTTTGACCCACGGACGAACAGCGAAGTTGACGGAGGAGTCTCCCAGTTCGAGAACTTCAACTACGGGTGCCGGTTCATTGAGTATTCGTGGTTCTTCAGAGCAAATCTTTACAAGCAGTTCTTTGGCCTTGAGCAGGTCATCGTCATAACCGATTCCCATCACCAGGTCGACACGGCGAGTATCATTTGCCGTCACGTTGACAATGGTGTTGGAGAGGACCGACGAGTTGGGAACGACGACAATGCGGTTATCAGGCGTGGTCAATATGGTGTTGAAGATATTGACGGCAGTGACAGTGCCGGATTCGCCGGCAACAGTTACATAATCTCCCTTCTTGAAAAACTTCAGGAGGATGAGCATGACACCGGCTGCGAAATTCGACAGGGAGTCTTTCAGGGCAAGACCGACTGCGAGGCCTGCGGCACCAAGTACAGCGAGGAACGAGGTGACGTTGAGCCCAGCCTGTCCGAGAGCGGCAATGACAACGGCCGCCAGCATGACATAGTAGGCGATGTTTTTGAGAAATGTGAGCAGCGTTTGTTCAACATTGCCCTTGATCAGTACGCGCTGAAGTACGCCGGTGATGCTTTTGGCGATCATGCGACCAACGACGAATATGAGAAGGGCCAAAAGGATATTCAGGCCGTGTACCGATGCGAGCGTGATGCCTTTTTCTATCAACTGTTGGATGGTATCCGGATCAAGGTTCATAGTGCCTCCCTGGGTGGTTTATCAATACGGTAGTTCATAGCACGGTCTCAAAGGTTGAGGGAAGAGCGATTATGCGGAGCTTACTCCCCCCATTTTTTTGTCTCTTCCACGCGAATGTATTTTTGAAACGTGTAGAAAAATCCTGCCACTGCATTATAGAACCCGGCCTTGCCATCAAGAAGCCCAGCCTTCAGGAAGTAGATTTTTATGAATTTCATCCACCCATGCAGCAACGCACGTGTTAATCCGCCTTTACGCCCCTTGGCTCGAAGGTCTTCAGCACCCACTTCTGCATAATAATTGATCTTTGTGATGTGCTCCATGAATGATTCATAGGTGTAATGCATGATGTCACCCGTGAGCTTTTCGCTTTTCCCCGTGGGGGCGAAATGTTGATGCGGCCCTGAAGCGGTTATCTTTACTTGGCCATTCCTGAATACCCGGTAGAGATAGTCGGGGTACCAGCCGGAATGCTTCATGAATCTGTCGAAGTAGAAGGAACTGCGCGGTACGTAGTAACCGGAAACAGGCTCATTGGCTGAAAGCTTTTTGATGATATTGTCGCGCAGTTCGTCAGAAAGGTACTCGTCCTGATCAATGCATACCAGCCAGTCGTTTTTGATTTGGGGCAGGACAAAGGCATATTGTTTTACAGGACCGGGCCAGGGGTTGACCAAAACCCGTGCGCCGTGTTTTTCCGCTATCTCAACCGTGCTGTCAGTCGATCCGGAATCCACAACGATGATCTCATCGCAAAAGTCCAACGACTGAAGACATTTATCCAGTATCCTTTCACCATTATATGTCAGGACCAAGCCGGTCGCTGTTTCTCGCATAATTACATCTCCTTGATCGGGAAGTATGGTAACCAGTTCATGACGTTCGGTCTATTGAAAGATTGGCTAACATGAGCTCTGAGCAGGAGAAGCAGAGATAAAAAAAGGCCTCCCGTAAACGGGAGGCCTGATTGTTGGTAGTGAGACAGAGCTGTTTATTCGATTCCGGCTTCCACTTCTTCAGGGAGCGGGTCGTTGCAGTCTTTGCAAGGGAGGATGAGGTTCAGCACCACACCCACGATACCGGCCAGGCCGATACCGCCCAGCTTGACAATAACCAGATCGAAGTTCATGCCGCCAATACCGAAGACAAGGATGATAGCGACGATGGCCAGGTTGCGGGGCAGCATGAGGTCATTGCCTGCGCGGACCAGCGTATTGATGCCGATAACCGTGATGGCACCGAAGAGGAGGATCATGATGCCGCCCATGACCGGAACCGGGATGGTGCTCAGGAATGCGCCGACTTTGCCGAAGAAGGCAAGTCCGATGGCAGTGATGGCTGCCCATGTCATGATGGCGGGGTTGAAGGAGCGGGTCAGTGCCACTGCACCGGAAACTTCCGAATACGTGGTGTTCGGAGGGCCACCTAACATGGCAGCCAGCGATGTGGCGATGCCATCACCGAGCATGGTGTTCTGGATGCCCGGATCCTTTACGTAATCCTTTTTGGAGATGCTGCTGATGGCAAGCACGTCGCCGAAGTGTTCAATGGCCGGTGCAAGAGCAATGGGCACAATGAACAGAATTGCTTCAAGATTCCAGGTCGGGAAGGTGAAGTTCGGGATGGCGAGAATGGGTGCTTCAGCTATAGCTCCAAAACTGATCAGAGCCGGGGCGGTCCAGTTCTGCAACTGGCCCGGATCAAAAGAGGCCTGCATGGAAGCAGTGATGCCCGTAGCGTCAAGGACGATGGAAGAAACGTAACCGGCGGTGATACCGAGAAGAATGGGAACCAGTTTGAACCATCCCTTGCCAAGCAGGGAGGTCATGACTGTGGTTACCAGAGAAATACCAGCGATGATCATGGCGGTGTCATTGGGCACTAGCCAGGCAGAACCATCACCGGTTCGACCCATGGCCATGTGAACCGCAGCCGGAGCCAGGATAAGGCCGATGACCATGATGACCGGACCCGTTACCACGGGGGGTAGCACACGACGAAGCATGCCGGAGCCGTAGATGCGAATGAGAAAACTCAAAATAATGTACAGCACGCCAGCACCGACCAGACCACACATGGTGGAAGGAATGCCCCATGTCTGCACCCCGTAAATGATGGGTGCGATGAAGGCAAAGCTGGATGCCAGAAATACGGGTACTTTGCCTCGTGTGATCACCTGAAACGCCAAAGTACCGGCGCCGGCGGTGAACAGGGCCACATTGGGATCCAGTCCCGTCAGCAGCGGGACCAAAACCAATGCGCCAAATGCTACGAACAGCATTTGCGCCCCAAGCAGGGCGTCTTTCAGTTTAAAGTTATACTCAGTGGAATGAATCTCACTCATGCTAACCAACTCCTCTTCTGTTTTGACGACATCCCCCAACCGCACCAGGTTTCGCGGGAGGAGGATGTTTCGTAGTCGGCCACGTGGCCTGCGTAAATGCCCCCAAAAAAAGGCACGCTGTGAAGCGTGCCTTGCAACCTACTTGGTTCCGAATATCTTATCCCCCGCGTCTCCGAGACCGGGGATGATGTAGCCGATGTCGTTGAGTCTCTCATCGATAGCGGCAACGTAGATTTCAATATCCGGGTGTTTGCTCAATATCCTTTCAACGCCCTCTGGAGCAGCACAGAGGAACAGTCCCTTGATGGATTTGCAACCGGACTCCTTAAGGAGTTCGATGGTTGCTTCCAGCGTGCCGCCGGTAGCGAGCATGGGATCGAGGATAAGTGCAGTTCGCTCTTCCATCTGGCTGGCGAGCTTTACATAGTACTGAACCGGCTGCAGAGTCTCTTCGTCGCGGTAAAAGCCGACAACGGAAGCCTTGGCGCCGGGGATCATGTCGAATACGCCGTCCATCATGCCGAGACCGGCACGAAGGATGGGAACGACAGTTACTTTTTTTCCTTTGATGGAATCGACTTCCACATCTCCGGCCCAGCCCTGAACGGTTGTTTTTTCCGTTTCAAAGTCTTTGGTTGCTTCGTAGGTCAGCAGTCGAGTGATCTCGTTTGCCAACTGTCTGAAACGGCTGGTGGAAATGTCGCTTTTACGTAAGATGCCGATTTTATGGCGGATAAGCGGGTGGTCAACCACGTGTAATGCCACAGGTCTATCCCTCCTGGGAAAATTGTTGAAGCGTGTATTAATGAAGTATGTTTCAATTGCGTAAACTTCCCTTTTCTATTCTTATGACCGGTTCCGGTCAAGGATGAATTTTCACAATCAGCCATTCGCGCCCAATTTGAAATTTACTTTCCAATGATTCCCGGTATATCCTCCGCGGATGGATAATAAAAACACAGGCAGATGGGAACGAACCGTTTCCGCACAGGATATTGGTACGCGGCTCGACAAGTTTTGGGCACGTGAACTGGCGGAGACAGGCGTTTCCAGAGGCAAAGTCAAAAGCTGGATTGAATCAGGGCTGGCCACGGTCAATGGTGAAGTCGTTGACAAGGGCAAATATAAACTGGCCGGGTTCGACACGCTTGAGATCGGTGAGCTGCAGTCTTCAGGAGAAGATACTGCAGAAGCCATCCCCGGTGATCTGAAGATAGTATATGAAGATGACAATATAGTGGTTGTGGATAAAGCCGCCGGTGTCACCACGCATCCCGCACCGGGTGAACCGGATGCAACACTGGTCAATTATCTGCTTCACAGTTACCCGGATATGGCGTCGGCAGAATCCGGCATGGATGGTCAGCGCCCGGGAATAGTGCATCGACTGGACAAGGATACATCGGGTCTCATTGTCGTGGCGCGAAACGAAGCTGGCCGCCTTCGACTGTCTGCAGATTTTGCAGAGCGGAGTGTGGACAAGGTCTACTTGGCCGTGGTTCATGGCCGTCCCAAGAAAGCCGAAGGGGGTATTGATGCTCCCATCGGGCGGCACCCCACTCGCAAGACCCGTATGGCCGTGGTCGAAAAAGGGGGCCGAGAGGCGCGTAGCGATTATCGCGTCCTCTGGACCGGACCGCGAGGGCTGGCAAGTCTGGTCGCAGTCCGAATTCATACGGGCAGAACTCATCAGATTCGTGTGCATATGGCTCATATCGGACACCCTCTGGTGGGAGATGCCACCTATGGTTCACAGGAAGATGCGGTCTGGAAGCGACGCGACGACAAACTGGCTCAACTCGGGCCACGACAAATGCTCCATGCATTTCATATTTCTTTCACCCATCCACAGACGAAAGAACGGCTGACCTTCTGGCAAACACCGCCTGAAGATATTCTGTCGCTCCTCCAGGGGCTGTATCGTGAATGCCTCCGTGTGGGGATTGTCGGGATGCCGGGTTCAGGAAAGTCGACGGTGGTCAATTCTCTGCGGAAACAAGCGCATCCGACATTCAGCGCCGATGAATCCGTGGCGAAACTCTACGAAGCCGGAGGCGATGGGGCTGACATGATTGCCCAGCGCTTTGGCAACCAGTTCAGCCACGAAGACGGCAGCGTTGACAAGGCAAAGCTCTTTTCGGCCATGTGTGATTCTGAGAATCTGCGTCGGGAAGTCATGGACATGGTCCATCCCATGGTTCGACATGAGTGCGAACTGTTCTTCCGGGCGCACCGTGACACTTCGGTAGCGTATGCCGAAGTGCCTTTGCTACTGGAAGGGGGGTGGCACAAGACCGGCCAGGTCGATGTGGTTGCAGGTGTTCGTTGCCCAGAGGAAATGCGTACAGGCGACCTGCGGCGTCAACGAGGTCTGTCGCGTGAAATGCTGGCCGTATTCGATTCATGGCAGTGGCCCGAGCAGGATAAGCTCGCGGCATGTGATATGGTCGTGGAAAATAGCGGCTCACTGGAAGACCTTGAACAGGAAACGCGCCGTTTGCACGAGTGGGCGACAGCACGCTTTACCGAGCGCAATGCCGAATTTGCCAAGTGGCTCGATGAACTGTGGCCTCGGTTGGCCCAGGAATTTGCAGGGGAGGGAGACAAGGCATGATTCCACTTCGGGACAATGTGCCGCGTGTGACCATGCCTGTTGCAGTCATGGCGATCATCGCGATCAATGTCCTTGCATTCATGTACAGCAAATCACTCGATTTTCGGGAGATGGTCTACCTGTATCATCTTTTTGGGGTCGTCCCCGCTCGATTCTTTGAGCCCGAGTGGGCTCTCTGGGCCGGATATCCGCAGACCATCGGCTGGCCTTTTGTCACGTACATGTTTTTGCACAGTGGATGGATGCACATCATCCTGAACATGTGGATGTTGTGGTTGTTTGGTGACAACATCGAGGATGTCACCGGCCATTGGCAGTTTGTGGTTTTTTATCTGACGTGCGGATTGGCTGCCGTGGCCCTGCACATGGTATTCGAGCAGGCATCCTCCCTGCCGATCATCGGGGCATCCGGCGCAGTTGGCGGTGTGATGGGTGCCTATGTCATGCTGTATCCGCATGGGCGTGTGCTGACCCTGGTTCCGATCATCATCATACCGCTGATACTCAGGGTGCCGTCCTACCTCTTTCTTGGAATATGGTTTTTGTCACAGGTGGTGTCGGGGTTGATGTCGTCAAAAATGCAGGCGGCAAGCGGCGTTGCCTGGTGGGCGCATGTTGGTGGTTTTCTGGCAGGGATGATTCTCATCCATCTGTTTCGACGTCCTGGTCATTGCCGGTACTGTTTCAATCCGACAACAGCGGACTACGAGCCGGAAGAGTTGGAAGAAGACAATCGTTTCTGAAGATTCCACGCTTCCACGAGTTCTGCTACCGCCGGAGGGACCATGGATTGCCAGTCGCGGTCATCTCGTATGGCCTGGCGAACGTCGGTCCCTGAAATGCCTTTTTCGGATGGGGACCGTTCCCACATGACGTGCGTTTTCAAACCGAGGTCACGGAGCCGCTGCTCTTTTTCTCGTCCCCAGTCATCATATATAGTCAGGTAGTATATAGCATCGGCTGGCGCAGTCTCCCGGAGCAGGTCCGGCTTGCATATGGGAAACGGGACCACGGAGTACTCGTGATCCCGCAAACCGACTTCATTGAAAGCTGCAACGATCATCGCCTTTCGTTCTTCAAAGGTCAGCGGATTGTTCATCGGTTCAGAGCGTTCCGGGTTGGATGCCTCTTCGTCGATGGTGTCCGGCGTCGGATTGGTGATGCCGACAATCAGGTGGTCGCATAACCGTTTTCCGGCCATCAGGTACTTTAGATGGTCATTGTGCAGTACCTGAAATCTTCCGTGTATGAAGCCGATGGGGTGTTGCATTTATTCGTCTTCTTTTTCTTCTTCCCGTGGCTGAATGATGAACGGATCGTAATCTCCAGGCCAGAATTCCTGTGCCAGGGGCGAGTCGTGGATGCCAGCCAAACGGGCCCGGTCGAGATAGTTGAGTATCATGTGCATGATCTCGTCCTGTCTCAGGCAGCTCAACGCGCCAGCACTCGTGCTCACCTCGTCGAATTTGTCGATGGTGTCGCGACGCACGCCTTCACCCACAAACATGACCGGCACCGGTTCACCGGAGTGAATCAGCTTGCCGCTGCTGGGTGTGGAGTGGTCAGCAGTGACTACCAGAAGGACATCATCGTCGTACAGAAGTGGCTCAATGGCCTGGCTCAATCCTTTGTCCAACGATTCGATCGCACGCACTTTGCCTTTGGGGCTTTTGGTGTGCGCTGCCTGATCCGGGGCCTTGGTGTGAACATGGATGAACTCGTAGTCCTCCAGTCTGGTGGCGGCATATTCGAGGCGCTTGGCAATATCCTTGCCCGGATCGCGGGTGTCGCGCACCTTGTGGAAATCCATGCCGAGGAATTTCGCCATACCGCCATACATGTGGCCGCTGGCTATGGACAACGCCCGCATGCCGTACCTGTTCCCCATGGATACGCGAGGGCACATGCGGCCAGCACGCTGGGTCACGATGCCGTTGATCGGCGGAAGTGTTTGGCGAACGCGCAACTTGTTCTGTTCCACGGCGCTCAGGCGGTGGTAGGCCCAGGAGATGTAGTCCGTCAGCACTCTGGCTGTTCTGATGGCATCCGGGTCGTCACGGTGTGTTGCAAGCGGTCTGACCGCGGAAACGAAGCGGCCATCGACCATCGGGTTGGAGTCGGTGATGTAGGGTGATACGTCACCGTGCATGGTCAGCACACTGAACATGCCGCCGGTTTTATGCAGGCGAATGGTTATACCATCCTTTTCATAATGATCGGCAGCGGCATACAGGGCATCGATCTCGTCGGGAGTGCCACAAATGCGGTCGTATTTGAGAACAAGATAGTTCTCCAGAGTGGTCAGTACGCTGGTGAAGTGGGCCAGCATGGCGATATCGCCATCTTCCAACTCCACGTCAGCGCCGATGGCTTCGAGCACGCCGCGGCCGGGAAATTCACTTTTCGGGCTGCCGAACATGGCAAAATGTGCGTTTTCACTGGGTAGGGGTTGGCCGAGTTTGCCTGCATGGTACAAACCGGTGGATCCCATTGCTGCCAGGCGGTCGAGGCATGGTGTTTCAGCAGCCTGGAGTGGTGTCTGATTGTTGAGAAGTGCGTGCGCCCGGTCTCCCAGGCCATCAAGTAGTATAAGGACACAAGTCTTAGGCACGTCAGTCTCCCAGCTCGGCGCAACGAATGTCGCGCTGTTTTTTTAAACGATCTAGTATTGAGGTTGTCAATCGAATGCATAGTGTTTACATATACTGTTAACGGCTGTCACAATCAGGAGGAAAGCCCGTCACCATGCTTATCGATACCCATGTTCATTCCGATGTCTCGGATTGCAGTAGTATGCCCGTAACTCAGATCCTTGCCAATGCCCGTGCGTTGGGTCTGGATGGTGTCTGCATTACGGACCACGATTCCACCGATGTTCTGGCACAAATCGACGAAGGTTTCCAGTCCGATGGATTGCTCGTCCTGGTTGGGATGGAGTATACCACGCCCCAGGGTGATTTTCTGGTGTATGGCGATGTTGAGTCACTGCACCCCGGCATGGCGGCTGGTGCACTCATTGATCATGTTAATAGCATGGGTGGAGCCATCGTGGCCGCGCATCCTTATAGAGGATGGCGTCCCTCTGATCCTTCCACCATTATTACGCATCCTCCTACAGCGGTCGAAGTGGTGAATGGCCGCAATACCGAGGCGGAAGACACTCTGGCCGAAGCCCTGGCAGCCAAGCATGGATTCGTCCGGGTGTCCGGCTCTGATGCTCATTCACTTGATGAACTTGGCCGTTTCCCGATCCGGTTTACTCGCTCCATCTCCTGTCGCAACGACCTTGTGGAGGCACTACGCAGTGGACATTGCGCCCCGGGAGTCGGTCGTCTGGCCTTTGAGTCTGTTTCCTGACGCGTATTATCCTTTTTCGATACCATATGATGAAGCACCTTTTCGGAGGTGCTTTTGTTTTTGGGTTCTACAATGATAGTATGCGTTTCAGCCTCGAATTCGAGGAGAGAAGACACAGCCGACAAAAGCGTATATAAAGACAAAGTCTGGTAGTGAATGCCTGAAAGCTGCACGTTTTGGGCCTGTGGAAAAGTCTGTGGAAAAAGTTGCGCTAAATTGTTTTTGACATCTTGACAGTTTGATCAGGCTTCTTACCATTACACTCGGATTCAATAAAATTTCGTCGTTGATAAAGGAACGTACACTCAATGGAATACAAAGATTATTACAAGCTGCTCGGTGTTTCTCGGTCTGCATCAAAGGATGAGATCGCCAAGGCGTTCAAGAAGCTCGCGCGCAAGTATCACCCTGATCTCAATCCCAACGACAGTGTGGCCGAGACCAAGTTCAAGGAAATTAATGAAGCGTACGAGGTCCTGAAGGACGAGAAGAAACGCAAAATGTATGATCAGTTCGGTTCCAACTGGGAGCATGGACAGAACTTCCAGCCGCCGCCCGGATACGACAACGTCAATTTTGGAGGAGGCGGTTTCTCCCAGGGTGGCTTCTCGGACTTTTTCGAGACGATCTTTGGTGGTGCAGGTGGAGCCGGATTCAGAAGTGGTTTTTCGCAGGGTGGATACCAGCAGGGCGGATTCGGTGGCGGTGGCTACCAACAACGCCCCAGACGGGGAGCCGATTCCGAGGCTTCGTATGAGCTGTCTTTGGAGGAAGCATACCGTGGCGGGACTAAGTCCATCACCCTGCAGGAGCAGGTGAGCGGACCGGAAGGCATCCCTCGCATGACCACCAAGACCCTTGAGGTCAACGTGCCTGCGGGGATCAAGGACGGACAGAAAATCAGGTTGTCCGGTCAGGGTAATCCCGGTATGGCCGGCGGCTCCAAAGGTGATTTGTACCTGAAGATCAAGCTGATGCCGCACCCCATGTTTAAAGTGAAAGACACGGATGTGGTGCTTGATCTGCCTCTTGCCCCTTGGGAGGCGACCCTTGGAACAACGGCCAGAATCCCGACGCTGGACGGTGCCGTTGAGATGAAGATTCCCCCTGGAATCGGTTCCGGCAAGCGACTTCGCATCAAGGGTAAAGGGCTTGGTAGTGGAGCCAAAAAAGGCGACCAATATGTTCGGATCATGATCCAGGCACCGGATATTTTATCGAATGAAGAGCGTGAATTGTGGGAAAAGTTGCAGGAAGTATCAACCTTCAAGCCGAGAGAGTTTTAAAAAGAGGGTAGCATGACGACCAGACGACTCAGGGAAATGATGATGCAACTGCCCGGTCTCAACTTGCCGGAGCCTTCCGACTATGTTGCTTGGGCGCAATTGGTGGAATTGACATCCATACAACCGGGAGAAGTAGCAGAGCTGATCGAGCTGGGCTGGATCAGTCCGAAAAAGACCAGCGCCGATGAATACCTGTTTCGTTTGCGCGATGTGTACCGAATCCACAAACTCATGCGGCTCGTCAACGATCTCGACATGTCGTTCAACAGCGGCTCCATTGTTGTTGATCTGCTGGACAGGGTCGAAGAGCTCGAACAGGAAGTGGAAGAGCTTAAGCGCTTGGTTTAATTTTTTATAATAATCGCTTAAGGAGGTTCATTAATGGATCCCAATACTTTCACCAAAAAAACGCAGGATGCCGTTTCCGAAGCCCAGAGCATGGCTATTCGGAATGGGCATCAGCAAATAGACTGTGAACATCTGCTGCACGCCCTTGTGACGCAGGAGCAGGGACTTGTCCCGCAAATCCTGCGCAAGCTGGGTGTTGCCGCCGACGCATACCTTGGTGCCGTGGACGCGGAAATCACCAAGATTCCCAAAGTCTCCGGGCCGGGCGCACGTCCTGATCAGATTCTGGTAACCCAGCGTCTGCAAAAGGTGCTTGTGGCTGCCGGTGATCAATCCAAGCGCATGAAGGATGAGTTTGTCTCTGTTGAGCACGTTTTCCTGGCGCTCATGGACGAGCCGTCTTCCACAGGCGTAGGGCGGGTCAACAAGCAGTTCAACATCGACAAGGACAAGGTCCTGGCTGTGTTGAACGAGGTGCGCGGCAAGCAGCGTGTGACATCTGACAACCCGGAAGCCACCTATGATTCGCTCAAGAAATACGGGCGTGATCTGGTGGAGGAGGCGAGGTCGGGCAAGCTCGATCCGGTCATCGGCCGGGATTCGGAGATACGTCGTGTCATTCGCATCCTGTCGAGGCGCACAAAGAACAACCCGGTGCTCATCGGTGAGGCCGGTGTTGGTAAGACTGCCATTGCCGAAGGACTGGCCCAGCGCATTGTTGCCGAGGACGTGCCCGAAGGTTTGAAGGAAAAGACCGTATTCAGCCTCGATATGAGCGCACTCATTGCGGGTGCCAAGTATCGCGGTGAGTTTGAGGAACGCCTCAAGGCGGTACTCAAGGAGGTGCAGGAGTCTGCCGGACAGATCATCATGTTCATTGATGAGCTGCACACCATTGTTGGTGCAGGCAAGACCGACGGCGCAATGGATGCGGGTAACAT from Pseudodesulfovibrio profundus encodes the following:
- a CDS encoding DnaJ C-terminal domain-containing protein; this translates as MEYKDYYKLLGVSRSASKDEIAKAFKKLARKYHPDLNPNDSVAETKFKEINEAYEVLKDEKKRKMYDQFGSNWEHGQNFQPPPGYDNVNFGGGGFSQGGFSDFFETIFGGAGGAGFRSGFSQGGYQQGGFGGGGYQQRPRRGADSEASYELSLEEAYRGGTKSITLQEQVSGPEGIPRMTTKTLEVNVPAGIKDGQKIRLSGQGNPGMAGGSKGDLYLKIKLMPHPMFKVKDTDVVLDLPLAPWEATLGTTARIPTLDGAVEMKIPPGIGSGKRLRIKGKGLGSGAKKGDQYVRIMIQAPDILSNEERELWEKLQEVSTFKPREF
- a CDS encoding chaperone modulator CbpM, giving the protein MTTRRLREMMMQLPGLNLPEPSDYVAWAQLVELTSIQPGEVAELIELGWISPKKTSADEYLFRLRDVYRIHKLMRLVNDLDMSFNSGSIVVDLLDRVEELEQEVEELKRLV